In Thermobaculum terrenum ATCC BAA-798, the DNA window GTCGACTTTGGATACTAAGCTGTTAGCACCTTCATCTTCCTTATCCCTCGTAGATTCACCTTCAGTACCAGCGCTCAGAGCATGGAGTATGTTCTCAGCCCGGCCAGCCACCCACGGAGGCAGCCCTGCTAGCCTGGCTACGTGTATTCCGTACGCCCTGTCCGCGGCTCCTGGACGTACTGAGTATAAGAACACGATGTGATCTCTCTCCTCAGCAACAGACACATGTACATTCTGAGCACTTGGGAGCTTCTTAGCTACCGTAGTCAATTCTAGGTAATGGGTGGCAAATAGAGTTCTAGCCCTAACACGATCATGTATGTCCTCCAGCACGGCCTGAGCTATCGCCATGCCATCATAGGTGCTGGTGCCTCTACCAATCTCGTCCAGCACGACCAGGCTCCTCTCCGTAGCTCCGTTAAGTATGGTAGCTGTTTCCACCATCTCTACCATGAAGGTACTTGCACCCCGAGCAAGGTCGTCATGGGCCCCCACCCGGGTGAATATACGATCAACGAGTCCTATACGTGCGCTCTCAGCAGGCACGAATGATCCTATCTGTGCTAGCAGAACTATAAGAGCCACCTGCCGGAGATAAGTGCTCTTACCGCCCATATTTGGGCCCGTGATCAGCAACACTCTCGGCCAATTACCGCCTATATAGCAATCATTGGGAACAAACCTCTCCCCCTCTAATGAGGACTCGACCACGGGATGCCTACCATTGCGTATCTCGATAACGTCCGAATCATCTACCAATGGTCGGACCCAACCGCATCTGGAGGCTACTTCTGCTAGCGCCACAAGGGCATCCATCTCCGCCAGAAGCTGTGCAGTAGCCAACAACCTCCGAGTGTTAGCGCTTACAAGCGACCTTAGGAGAGCAATGGCCTCGTTCTGTAGGCGTTCTATGGCATCCTCAGCTCGCGTTATCCTGGATTCCACCTCCTTAAGGGCTTCTGTCACGAACCTTTCACCAGTAGAAATAGTCTGCTTGCGCACGTATTCTCTCGGCACCAGATGTAGGTTGGGTCTAGTTACTTCAATGTAGTAGCCGAATACCTTGTTGTACCCCACTTTCAGGCTACGTATACCTGTTCGCTCTCTTTCTTTTTGTTCCAGTCTGGCTAGCCACTCTCTAGCGGATCGTAGCTCCTCAAGAGCATCTCCCAGCTCTGGCATGAAGCCTGGCAGTATCACTGGAGAGCCATCATCAGCCTCTGCTACGGCCATCTGCAGACGAGAAAGAATATCTTCACAAGTGTCTATACTGCTTGCTAAATTTGCCAGCGCCTGCTGATGTGTACCTGATAGTATCCTCACTAGAGAATCTACATGTCCTAGAGCTGAGGACAGCGACAAGAAATCCCTTAGAGTAGATCCAGACTGAGTGCATCTGCTAACTGCTCGCTCCAGGTCGCCTATCTGGACAAGCTGGTTGGCGATCCGCGCTCGTACCTGAGGCATCTGGACAAGGGGTTCTATGATATCCTGCCGCCTTCTAATCTCCTGCAGATCACGTAGGGGTGTGTTGATGAGCCTTCGCATGGCTCTGGATCCCATGGGAGTACTAGTCTGATCCACTACTCCCAGTAGGCTACCCCTACTGCCTCCCGTGCCAAAACTGCGTGTAAGCTCAAGGTTTCTGCGCGTCGCAGGGTCCATCCCCACCATATCTTCCGCACACTCCATACGTATGGATGTCAACATGCAGAGGAGTGATGGGTTGGTCTGCTCTATATAGGTGTATATGGCCCCCGCCGCCCCAAGGGATGCTTTTGCATCGTGGCAACCAAAGGCATCAAGCGATCTGACACCAAAGTGCTTGCACAGCAATTGGTAGGCAACTTGTGGGTCACAGTTTTGGCGTCTAACAGTAGTAGCATGAGACTGAGATAAGACTAACTCGTAGGGGAATCCCTCTGGAATCAGACATTCTGCAGGAGATATCCTTGCCAACTCCTCTTGCAGGCGCTCCGACGCGTCTTCGCCTCTAAGCTCCATAAGCCTGAATTCACCAGTGCTCACATCCACCCAGGCAATTCCTATCCTGGCACCCACATCATATACCGCGGCTAGATACCGATTCTCCCCTGCAGGCAACAATGCAGATTCCACTACAGTGCCAGGTGTGAGCACTCGGGTTACCTCACGCTCCACCAGACCCTTTCCAGGCTCACTCATCTGCTCAGCAATGGCTACGGTGTGTCCTGCATTCAATAACCGCGACAGGTAGTAATTGAGGGCATGATGTGGAACCCCAGCCATAGGCACACGGCCACTTCGCCCAAAAGTCCTCGAGGTCAAAGTAACGCGAGCATCGCGCGCAACCACTCTAGCATCGTCATCGAAGGCCTCGTAGAAGTCACCCATCCTATAGAGCAAAATCGCATGGGGATACTTCCTCTTAAGCTCCAGATATTGCCTTCTGGACGGTACCAGATCCCTGGCCGCCAGC includes these proteins:
- the mutS gene encoding DNA mismatch repair protein MutS, giving the protein MPEDPVESLIRNIDNKLAARDLVPSRRQYLELKRKYPHAILLYRMGDFYEAFDDDARVVARDARVTLTSRTFGRSGRVPMAGVPHHALNYYLSRLLNAGHTVAIAEQMSEPGKGLVEREVTRVLTPGTVVESALLPAGENRYLAAVYDVGARIGIAWVDVSTGEFRLMELRGEDASERLQEELARISPAECLIPEGFPYELVLSQSHATTVRRQNCDPQVAYQLLCKHFGVRSLDAFGCHDAKASLGAAGAIYTYIEQTNPSLLCMLTSIRMECAEDMVGMDPATRRNLELTRSFGTGGSRGSLLGVVDQTSTPMGSRAMRRLINTPLRDLQEIRRRQDIIEPLVQMPQVRARIANQLVQIGDLERAVSRCTQSGSTLRDFLSLSSALGHVDSLVRILSGTHQQALANLASSIDTCEDILSRLQMAVAEADDGSPVILPGFMPELGDALEELRSAREWLARLEQKERERTGIRSLKVGYNKVFGYYIEVTRPNLHLVPREYVRKQTISTGERFVTEALKEVESRITRAEDAIERLQNEAIALLRSLVSANTRRLLATAQLLAEMDALVALAEVASRCGWVRPLVDDSDVIEIRNGRHPVVESSLEGERFVPNDCYIGGNWPRVLLITGPNMGGKSTYLRQVALIVLLAQIGSFVPAESARIGLVDRIFTRVGAHDDLARGASTFMVEMVETATILNGATERSLVVLDEIGRGTSTYDGMAIAQAVLEDIHDRVRARTLFATHYLELTTVAKKLPSAQNVHVSVAEERDHIVFLYSVRPGAADRAYGIHVARLAGLPPWVAGRAENILHALSAGTEGESTRDKEDEGANSLVSKVDINNASCHLAKHLFEPGERYTCSENPLPVKISAVKTLEGSMLAYQGVLEGFEPSRSELEGVAEDILDTDLACLSPVEALQKIEEWQQRLRGMRSDL